Proteins co-encoded in one Cupriavidus metallidurans CH34 genomic window:
- a CDS encoding ABC transporter ATP-binding protein: MAEGNSAHLRVVASHEPLLQVDGVSLEYRTAQRVVRATHRVSFDVHATDRFVLLGPSGCGKSTLLKAVAGFVPPAEGEIRLDGQRVQKPGPDRIVVFQEFDQLPPWKTVRQNVMFPLRQARGMSKAEANDVALHFLDKVGLAAFADAYPHTLSGGMKQRVAIARALAMRPKVLLMDEPFAALDALTRRRMQEELLALWDDAAFTLLFVTHSIEEALVVGSRILLLSPHPGRVRAELNSHQFTLASQGSAEFQTAAHRIHRMLFDEPATVEDASSRIVHA; the protein is encoded by the coding sequence ATGGCCGAAGGCAATAGCGCGCACCTGCGTGTGGTCGCCAGTCACGAACCGCTGCTGCAGGTGGATGGCGTATCGCTGGAGTACCGCACCGCGCAGCGCGTGGTGCGCGCCACGCATCGCGTGAGCTTCGACGTCCACGCCACGGACCGGTTCGTGCTGCTGGGGCCTTCGGGTTGCGGCAAGTCGACGCTGCTCAAGGCGGTTGCGGGCTTCGTGCCGCCGGCCGAAGGCGAGATCCGGCTCGACGGGCAACGGGTGCAAAAGCCGGGGCCGGACCGCATCGTCGTGTTCCAGGAATTCGACCAGTTGCCGCCGTGGAAGACGGTGCGACAGAACGTGATGTTCCCGCTGCGGCAGGCGCGTGGCATGTCAAAGGCCGAGGCCAACGACGTGGCGCTGCATTTCCTGGACAAGGTGGGGCTCGCGGCCTTTGCCGATGCCTATCCACACACGCTGTCGGGCGGCATGAAGCAGCGGGTGGCGATTGCGCGAGCGCTGGCCATGCGGCCGAAAGTGCTGCTGATGGACGAGCCGTTCGCCGCGCTCGACGCGCTGACGCGCCGCCGGATGCAGGAGGAATTGCTCGCGCTGTGGGACGACGCGGCCTTCACGCTGCTGTTCGTGACCCATTCGATCGAGGAAGCATTGGTGGTCGGCAGCCGCATTCTGCTGCTGTCGCCGCATCCGGGGCGGGTGCGCGCGGAACTCAACAGTCATCAGTTCACGCTGGCCAGCCAGGGCAGCGCGGAATTCCAGACGGCCGCGCACCGCATCCACCGGATGCTGTTCGACGAACCCGCCACCGTGGAGGATGCGTCGAGCCGCATCGTTCACGCCTGA
- a CDS encoding ABC transporter permease, with the protein MSTANPPVRPEYEHLLAPFTAAPLSLPLPWYRQLWQQGWMRKALILVVLATLWEIIARIQDNDLLLPTFLATVRAFGEGVASGELPGKAAVSLTVLLQGYAAGIVLAFALTTLAASTRIGRDLLDTLTAMFNPLPAIALLPLALLWFGLGSKSLIFVLVHSVLWPLALNTYAGFRGVPETLRMAGRNYGLRGLRFVVLILVPAALPAILSGLKIGWAFAWRTLIAAELVFGASSGKGGLGWYIFQNRNELYTDRVFAGLATVILIGLAVEGLVFATLERVTVRRWGQQH; encoded by the coding sequence ATGAGTACCGCCAATCCCCCGGTTCGCCCCGAGTACGAGCACCTGCTGGCTCCCTTCACGGCCGCGCCGTTGTCGCTGCCGCTGCCGTGGTACCGGCAACTGTGGCAGCAAGGCTGGATGCGCAAGGCCCTGATCCTGGTGGTGCTGGCCACACTGTGGGAAATCATCGCCCGCATCCAGGACAACGACCTGCTGCTGCCGACGTTCCTGGCCACAGTGCGGGCGTTCGGCGAAGGCGTCGCCAGTGGCGAACTGCCGGGCAAGGCGGCGGTGTCGTTGACGGTGCTGCTACAGGGCTATGCGGCCGGCATCGTACTGGCCTTCGCGCTCACCACGCTGGCTGCGTCGACGCGTATCGGGCGCGATCTGCTCGACACGCTGACGGCGATGTTCAATCCCCTGCCGGCAATCGCGCTGCTGCCGCTGGCCCTGCTGTGGTTCGGGCTTGGCAGCAAGAGCCTGATCTTCGTGCTGGTGCACTCGGTGCTGTGGCCGCTCGCGCTGAATACGTATGCCGGGTTTCGCGGCGTGCCGGAAACGCTGCGCATGGCGGGGCGTAACTATGGCCTGCGTGGGCTGCGCTTCGTGGTGCTGATCCTGGTGCCCGCGGCGTTGCCGGCCATCCTTTCCGGGCTGAAGATCGGCTGGGCCTTCGCCTGGCGCACGCTGATCGCGGCCGAGCTTGTCTTCGGCGCTTCGTCGGGCAAGGGCGGCCTGGGCTGGTACATCTTCCAGAACCGCAACGAGCTCTATACCGACCGCGTGTTCGCGGGGCTGGCCACGGTGATCCTGATCGGGCTGGCCGTGGAAGGGCTGGTATTCGCCACACTGGAGCGCGTTACCGTCCGGCGCTGGGGGCAGCAGCACTAG
- a CDS encoding class I SAM-dependent methyltransferase — protein MTAIHHAAAQGFSAQADTYARGRPEYPAELSGWLRDTLGVAPGKSVVDLGAGTGKFTRLLAQTGATVIAVEPVDAMRAQLSSKLPDVQALAGSAESIPLPDGSVDAVVCAQAFHWFANTAAVQEIRRVLKPGGKLGLVWNVRDESVGWVARLTEIMTPFEGDAPRFYKGDWKKVFPADGMGPLGLTRFAYTHSGAPEQVIVDRVMSVSFIASLPQDQQDAVRARLREVIATDPALQGHDVVSFPYSTEAYCCERL, from the coding sequence ATGACCGCGATCCATCATGCTGCCGCCCAGGGCTTTTCTGCCCAGGCCGATACCTACGCCCGTGGGCGTCCCGAATATCCCGCCGAGCTTTCCGGCTGGCTGCGCGACACGCTTGGCGTGGCACCCGGCAAGAGCGTTGTCGACCTCGGCGCGGGCACCGGCAAGTTCACGCGCCTGCTGGCGCAGACCGGCGCCACGGTGATTGCCGTGGAACCGGTCGATGCCATGCGCGCGCAACTGTCGTCGAAACTGCCGGACGTGCAGGCGCTGGCGGGTAGCGCCGAGTCGATTCCGCTGCCCGACGGCAGCGTCGACGCGGTGGTCTGCGCCCAGGCGTTCCACTGGTTTGCCAACACTGCTGCCGTGCAGGAAATCCGCCGCGTGCTGAAGCCCGGCGGCAAGCTCGGGCTGGTGTGGAATGTCCGCGACGAGTCGGTGGGCTGGGTCGCCAGGCTGACCGAGATCATGACGCCGTTCGAGGGCGATGCGCCGCGCTTCTACAAGGGGGACTGGAAGAAGGTCTTCCCGGCCGATGGCATGGGACCGCTCGGTCTGACACGCTTTGCGTACACCCACAGCGGCGCGCCGGAACAGGTGATCGTCGATCGCGTGATGTCGGTCAGCTTTATCGCGTCGCTGCCGCAGGACCAGCAGGACGCCGTGCGCGCCCGGTTGCGCGAGGTCATTGCCACCGACCCGGCGCTGCAGGGGCACGACGTGGTGTCGTTCCCGTACAGCACCGAAGCGTACTGCTGCGAACGGCTCTGA
- a CDS encoding MFS transporter has protein sequence MTTPLSPEATPPHGDLASGNVTRRILGIVVFNFIAYLSVGLPIAVVPGFVHGDLGYSAVLAGLAVSIQYLATLLSRPWAGSLCDMKGPKRSVLTGLLLCAGSGLLMLVAAQFAGNDWLALGWLLSSRLMLGAGESLVTTGTIAWGIGSVGARHTAKVISWNGVTTYGALAVGAPVGVLLAGHGGLTAIGIVTSVIAGASWLLARRQAAVPILKGERLPFRSVFRAMSPFGLCLGLGSVGFGAITAFITLYYAGHGWDHAALALTALGTCFVLTRLIMADSITRFGGYPVALVSFAVEAAGLAMLWLAQAPWQALAGAAVVGFGFSLVFPSLGIEAVKRVPATNRGSALGAYALFFDFSLGLTGPVAGLITKHAGYPAVYLFAALAAVLALVLSQVLAARYRDRLAPAT, from the coding sequence ATGACCACCCCGCTTTCCCCCGAGGCCACGCCACCGCATGGCGATCTCGCCTCCGGTAATGTGACTCGCCGCATACTTGGCATCGTTGTCTTCAACTTCATCGCATATCTCAGCGTCGGCCTGCCGATCGCCGTGGTGCCCGGCTTCGTGCATGGCGACCTTGGCTATAGCGCGGTACTGGCGGGTCTGGCGGTCAGCATCCAGTATCTGGCCACGCTGCTGAGCCGCCCGTGGGCCGGCAGCCTGTGCGACATGAAAGGGCCGAAGCGCTCGGTGCTGACGGGCCTGCTGCTGTGCGCGGGCAGCGGCTTGCTGATGCTGGTCGCCGCGCAGTTCGCGGGCAACGACTGGCTCGCGCTGGGCTGGCTGCTGTCGAGCCGCCTGATGCTGGGCGCGGGCGAGAGCCTGGTGACCACCGGCACCATCGCCTGGGGCATCGGCAGCGTGGGCGCGCGCCATACGGCAAAAGTGATTTCCTGGAATGGCGTCACCACCTACGGCGCGCTGGCGGTGGGCGCGCCCGTGGGCGTGCTGCTGGCCGGCCACGGTGGCCTGACCGCGATCGGCATCGTGACGTCAGTCATCGCCGGCGCCTCGTGGCTGCTGGCGCGCCGCCAAGCCGCCGTGCCAATCCTCAAGGGCGAGCGGTTGCCCTTCCGTAGCGTATTCCGCGCGATGTCACCGTTCGGCCTGTGCCTCGGGCTTGGCTCGGTCGGCTTTGGCGCGATCACGGCCTTCATCACGCTCTACTACGCGGGGCATGGCTGGGATCATGCCGCGCTGGCGCTGACCGCGCTCGGCACCTGCTTCGTCCTGACGCGGCTGATCATGGCCGACAGCATCACGCGCTTCGGCGGTTATCCGGTGGCGCTGGTGTCGTTCGCGGTGGAGGCAGCGGGTCTGGCGATGCTGTGGCTGGCCCAGGCGCCGTGGCAGGCGCTAGCTGGCGCAGCCGTGGTTGGCTTCGGTTTCTCGCTGGTCTTTCCGTCGCTCGGCATCGAAGCCGTCAAGCGCGTGCCAGCCACCAATCGCGGCTCCGCGCTGGGCGCCTACGCGCTGTTCTTCGATTTCTCGCTCGGGCTGACCGGCCCCGTCGCCGGCCTGATCACGAAGCACGCCGGCTATCCGGCCGTGTACCTGTTCGCCGCGTTGGCGGCAGTGCTGGCGCTGGTGCTCAGCCAGGTCCTGGCTGCGCGCTATCGCGACCGGCTGGCGCCGGCCACCTGA
- a CDS encoding IclR family transcriptional regulator has product MPRKAAQLSEADKHAAEGGAVAVDRALFVLSAFREGDGTLGLAELAQRSGLYKSTLLRLLASLEHARLIQRHTDGRYGLGPEIARLNAVYAASFSLEQVVLPALRELVRTTRESAAFHIQQGEHRLCLYRVDSPQPVRDHIRAGDLLPLNRGAGGRVLRAFAGARGEIYQRIRDEGVIALVGDRSPDIAGVSSPVFGPGGELKGALTLTCPTPRFSESFREQVLDAARRLTQALGGIFPEVVEAAGPSSSAATAPQDD; this is encoded by the coding sequence ATGCCCCGCAAAGCCGCCCAACTCTCCGAAGCCGACAAGCACGCCGCTGAAGGTGGTGCCGTCGCCGTGGATCGGGCGTTGTTCGTGCTGTCGGCTTTCCGGGAAGGCGACGGGACGTTGGGGCTGGCCGAACTCGCGCAACGCAGCGGCCTGTACAAGAGCACGCTGCTGCGGCTGCTGGCGTCGCTGGAGCACGCGCGGCTGATCCAGCGTCATACGGATGGACGCTATGGGCTCGGCCCCGAGATCGCACGGCTTAATGCGGTCTACGCGGCGTCGTTCTCGCTCGAGCAGGTCGTGTTGCCGGCGTTGCGCGAACTGGTGCGCACCACGCGCGAATCGGCCGCGTTCCACATCCAGCAGGGGGAACACCGGCTCTGCCTTTATCGCGTGGACTCCCCGCAGCCGGTGCGCGACCACATTCGTGCCGGCGATCTGCTGCCGCTCAATCGCGGCGCCGGCGGCCGTGTGCTGCGCGCTTTCGCCGGCGCGCGCGGAGAGATTTATCAGCGTATCCGTGACGAAGGCGTAATCGCGCTGGTGGGCGACCGCAGCCCCGACATCGCGGGCGTGTCGTCGCCGGTGTTCGGGCCCGGTGGGGAATTGAAGGGCGCCTTGACGCTGACCTGCCCGACGCCGCGCTTCTCCGAATCGTTCCGCGAACAGGTACTCGATGCCGCGCGGCGGCTGACGCAGGCGCTTGGCGGGATTTTCCCGGAGGTCGTCGAAGCCGCCGGACCCTCATCCTCGGCGGCAACTGCCCCGCAGGACGACTGA
- a CDS encoding GGDEF domain-containing protein has protein sequence MHLAQQTILVVMMVVFSSTLVMAAGLVLALRANEAGRLWAVGHVIASGAGLVIAASASAGSAELGALGAGAYVFGRLTIYRGVRVYYGMSEHAALLHGVGFVTLVLLMLLTGLPDGSRLVHGLAYGLLALISFFTVITMLRSARGRRSIGSPLVLASHLVLLISQVAALSYGATFKGFEVTPFFLQPEGSVWLLAPLVAVLLGLFGFCLMSMEQIIARNESGARTDALTGLLNRGALDMLAISMIARWQRNGEALSCLVIDVDYFKLVNDTHGHHAGDNVLREIATALDNSRRASDIAARYGGEEFCILCPHTDEHQATALANRILRKVRAIELPGAGGHASVSIGVAELRGGPSSREGLWRSLFATADRALYQAKQRGRDQFMLASSMIEETPVGDALQSVTEPQMIV, from the coding sequence GTGCACCTGGCCCAGCAGACCATCCTGGTCGTGATGATGGTGGTTTTCTCCAGCACGCTCGTCATGGCGGCGGGGCTGGTGCTCGCGCTGCGCGCCAATGAGGCTGGCCGCCTGTGGGCCGTCGGGCATGTGATCGCCTCGGGCGCGGGGCTGGTCATCGCGGCCAGCGCAAGCGCCGGATCGGCGGAACTCGGCGCGCTCGGCGCCGGTGCCTATGTGTTTGGCCGCCTGACGATCTACCGGGGTGTGCGCGTCTACTACGGCATGTCCGAACACGCGGCGCTGCTGCACGGTGTCGGCTTCGTGACGCTGGTGCTGCTGATGCTGCTGACCGGCCTGCCCGATGGCAGCAGGCTCGTGCATGGCCTCGCGTACGGCTTGCTGGCCCTGATCTCGTTTTTCACTGTCATCACCATGCTGCGCAGCGCGCGCGGCCGCAGGAGCATCGGCAGCCCGCTGGTGCTGGCCTCCCACCTGGTGCTGCTGATCTCGCAGGTGGCGGCGCTGAGCTACGGGGCGACATTCAAGGGTTTCGAGGTCACGCCTTTCTTCCTGCAGCCCGAAGGCTCGGTCTGGCTGCTGGCGCCGCTGGTGGCCGTGTTGCTGGGCCTGTTCGGTTTCTGCCTGATGTCGATGGAGCAGATCATCGCGCGCAACGAGAGCGGCGCGCGTACCGATGCGCTGACCGGGCTGCTCAATCGCGGCGCGCTCGACATGCTGGCCATCAGCATGATCGCGCGCTGGCAGCGCAACGGCGAGGCGCTGTCGTGCCTCGTGATCGACGTCGACTATTTCAAGCTGGTCAACGACACGCACGGCCACCATGCCGGTGACAACGTGCTGCGTGAAATCGCGACGGCGCTAGACAATTCGCGGCGCGCGTCGGATATTGCCGCGCGCTACGGTGGCGAGGAGTTTTGCATCCTCTGTCCGCATACGGACGAGCACCAGGCCACTGCGCTGGCCAATCGTATTCTGCGGAAGGTGAGGGCGATCGAACTGCCCGGCGCGGGCGGTCATGCCAGCGTCAGCATCGGCGTGGCCGAGCTGCGCGGCGGGCCCTCGAGCCGTGAGGGCCTGTGGCGCAGCCTGTTCGCCACGGCGGACCGCGCGCTCTATCAGGCCAAGCAGCGCGGCCGCGACCAGTTCATGCTGGCGTCCAGCATGATCGAAGAGACACCGGTCGGCGACGCGCTGCAATCGGTGACCGAGCCGCAGATGATTGTTTGA